Proteins encoded within one genomic window of Pygocentrus nattereri isolate fPygNat1 chromosome 11, fPygNat1.pri, whole genome shotgun sequence:
- the LOC119264439 gene encoding mucin-5AC-like, whose amino-acid sequence MGSFEYFAVLVLAAVYQCEGDTYFNSHSTLDSKYDQFVWMKCIPDEKPLSSVSIPGTHQSLTHKKYKGFQAWEFQNQMHAGVRFVDMTLRILSGKLYVENKGEPDMKFSKALNQIKLFVKDHKSETVLLRLAGKSEAISRAKEEFNRVNDVEVWKDIKIPKMGEVRRKIVLIQGPGFDWGLPVKAMELGNDEKNKEFQMKANIKKASEYCTNEMMLTDTGAQDKGEEPKEVAEKLNNQLGDHLMSLYNENKIPSCLGIIAVDFPGPKLIELIINISCSSLPHQSGPTPRTPPNSEPATTPATSPKPEPVTTLAALPKPEHVTTPAASPKPEFVTTPGTSPKPEAVTTPAASPKPEFVTKPETSPKPEPVSTPGTTSKPEPGSTSAASPKPEPVTTMATSHKPEPVTTMATSQKPEPVTTMATSPKPEPVITPGTSPKSEPITTLATSSNPEPVTTPATSPNPEPVTSPGTSSKPEPVTTPGTSSKPEPATTPGTSPKPEPVSTSEASPKPEPVTTPATSPKTELGTTPGTSPKPEPVSTPGTTPKLKPVQKWKTNCHHVHRRKHSPLVS is encoded by the exons ATGGGATCCTTCGAGTATTTCGCTGTGCTTGTGCT GGCTGCTGTCTATCAGTGTGAGGGTGATACTTATTTCAACTCGCACTCAACCCTGGATTCCAAGTACGACCAGTTCGTGTGGATGAAATGTATTCCAGATGAAAAGCCCCTCTCCTCTGTATCCATCCCAGGAACACATCAAAGCCTAACACACAAGAAGTATAAGGGTTTTCAGGCATGGGAATTCCAAAATCAGATGCATGCAGGCGTGCGTTTTGTCGACATGACTCTTCGGATATTATCTGGCAAACTGTATGTAGAAAACAAGGGGGAACCTGATATGAAATTCAGTAAAGCACTGAACCAGATAAAGCTTTTTGTCAAAGACCATAAGTCAGAGACTGTGTTATTGAGACTTGCTGGGAAGAGTGAGGCAATCAGTCGTGCAAAAGAAGAATTCAATCGTGTCAATGATGTTGAAGTTTGGAAGGACATAAAGATTCCAAAAATGGGTGAGGTGAGGCGCAAGATAGTCCTTATTCAGGGTCCAGGTTTTGATTGGGGGCTTCCAGTCAAAGCCATGGAGTTGGGCAATGATGAAAAGAATAAGGAATTCCAGATGAAGGCCAATATCAAAAAGGCTTCAGAATACTGCACAAATGAGATGATGCTTACTGACACTGGTGCCCAAGATAAAGGGGAGGAACCAAAAGAAGTTGCAGAAAAACTGAACAACCAGCTTGGTGACCACCTCATGAGCCTTTATAATGAAAACAAGATACCGTCATGTTTGGGAATAATTGCTGTCGACTTCCCAGGTCCAAAACTCATTGAACTCATAATCAACATTAGCTGCTCATCATTACCTCATCAATCTGGTCCTACGCCTCGAACACCACCAAACTCTGAGCCTGCTACTACACCGGcaacatcaccaaaacctgaacctgttactacacttGCAGCATTACCAAAACCTGAAcatgttactacacctgcagcatcaccaaaacctgaatTTGTTACTACACCTGgaacatcaccaaaacctgaagCAGTTACTACACCAgcagcatcaccaaaacctgaatTTGTTACTAAACCTGaaacatcaccaaaacctgaacctgttagtACACCTGGAACAacatcaaaacctgaacctggtAGTACATctgcagcatcaccaaaacctgagCCTGTGACCACAATGGCAACATCACACAAACCTGAACCTGTGACCACAATGgcaacatcacaaaaacctgaACCTGTGACTACAATGGCAACATCACCAAAACCAGAACCTGTTATTACACCTGGAACATCACCAAAATCTGAACCTATTACTACACTGGCAACATCATCAAatcctgaacctgttactacacctgcaacATCACCAAATCCTGAACCTGTCACTTCACCTGGAAcatcatcaaaacctgaacctgttactacacctggaacatcatcaaaacctgaacctgctACTACACCTGGAACctcaccaaaacctgaacctgttagtACATCTGAagcatcaccaaaacctgaacctgtgaCTACACCTGCAACATCACCAAAAACTGAACTTGGTACTACACCTGGgacatcaccaaaacctgaacctgttagtACACCTGGAACAACACCAAAACTTAAACCTGTCCAAAAGTGGAAGACAAACTGTCACCATGTTCATAGACGTAAACACTCTCCCTTAGTTTCCTAA